One part of the Torulaspora delbrueckii CBS 1146 chromosome 8, complete genome genome encodes these proteins:
- the TDEL0H03270 gene encoding uncharacterized protein, whose amino-acid sequence MSDQIDLSIYQPNLNNKYTGDPWSIFNAAAQRRKEREVNLKQETLSQPESDEERRRVLEQVKVDVMLFTAEYQKKNQLDWVDLEAQINDEEYYCPEAEADYDDGKSTESDTAVETDAERETAFQAECVVSAEVEYSDAEITQDEGSSADGVDQYDEEYRDTSSIYDDINEDVASNNNNVVKEDDEECLDYITDTFEIKRINKRLEDAIEYYNRKDVERKGFGDRSFIEKAFKEFEAGELSEDKLHSLEKTVAFYNRPSSADRLHFANIRLRRSARKIGFGETRIKTYNVGEVVTKEEHPVKPKHGAPGKSILKNTNVKKFQTPKGDYNLVGTDLLANAIARLFNLSDMPLKFFDKDDPISSLTWAAHGIANAFGLKELCMENVMNGKIEARKKAIKQRDECIKKLQTEKSSLVGEVSELKEKLEKVTTEMNLKTRESREYLDLANNRTRELKRTVGNMEELKIDLIEATSKAETLAVENNDLRKNTKELRANLVEQKETSKSLNAHIRILEKKLVHEQKRLSDSWSKIQSLEQYTKESLKLQSGLQAIDKSNEKLVDENKKLRTLNDRLSVKVKDVEVSLSKIGRSLETSQCNESKLQEANQSLAKEREENHEKIERLEETNHAYRAEFALQFRQLEAKYAEAVKECKIRDKEIRKAERQLEKRAQALRDTGWKMAKKRDDNTVHVYSENMADDGNCVDRRRRNADSDVQVSGGHGHKVLRSLSNKMHVHMSSTDYKLGRY is encoded by the coding sequence ATGTCTGACCAAATTGACCTTTCCATTTACCAACCTAACCTGAACAACAAATATACTGGGGACCCTTGGTCTATTTTCAATGCTGCTGCGCAAAGGAGAAAAGAGAGGGAAGTCAACTTAAAGCAGGAAACTCTCTCACAGCCAGAAAGTGACGAGGAAAGAAGGCGGGTACTAGAACAGGTTAAAGTGGACGTTATGCTGTTCACTGCAGAATACCAAAAGAAAAACCAGCTTGATTGGGTTGATTTGGAAGCACAAATTAATGACGAAGAATATTATTGTCCAGAAGCCGAAGCAGACTATGACGACGGCAAATCAACAGAGTCTGATACGGCTGTCGAAACTGATGCCGAAAGGGAAACGGCATTTCAAGCTGAATGTGTGGTGTCAGCGGAGGTGGAATATTCTGACGCTGAAATAACACAGGATGAAGGCTCGAGTGCTGACGGTGTGGACCAATATGACGAAGAATATCGTGATACAAGTAGTATCTACGATGATATTAACGAGGATGTCGCtagcaacaacaacaacgtggtaaaagaagatgatgaggaatGTCTAGATTATATCACTGACACTTTCGAGATCAAAAGAATCAATAAAAGACTCGAAGATGCCATTGAATATTATAACAGGAAAGATGTTGAACGCAAGGGTTTCGGAGACAGAAGTTTCATAGAGAAAGCATTTAAAGAGTTCGAAGCTGGAGAGCTGAGCGAAGACAAGTTGCATTCTCTCGAGAAGACCGTTGCATTTTACAACAGGCCCTCATCAGCAGATCGTCTTCACTTTGCAAACATCAGATTGAGACGTTCTGCTAGAAAGATAGGATTCGGGGAAACCAGGATTAAGACTTACAACGTCGGTGAAGTCGTAACCAAGGAGGAGCATCCGGTAAAACCAAAACATGGAGCTCCTGGTAAATCAATTTTAAAGAACACAaatgtgaagaaatttcaaacgCCAAAGGGCGATTACAATCTTGTCGGCACAGATTTACTTGCGAATGCCATTGCAAGGCTGTTCAATTTGTCCGACATGCCATTGAAGTTTTTTGACAAAGATGATCCCATAAGCTCCCTAACATGGGCGGCTCATGGTATTGCAAATGCTTTTGGATTGAAAGAGCTATGCATGGAGAATGTGATGAATGGAAAGATAGAGGCCAGGAAAAAGGCCATAAAGCAGCGTGATGAGTGCATAAAAAAGCTGCAGACCGAAAAGAGTTCACTGGTAGGTGAAGTGAGtgagttgaaagagaaactAGAAAAGGTGACCACTGAGATGAATCTTAAGACCCGTGAAAGCAGAGAATACCTAGACCTAGCAAACAATAGGACAAGGGAGTTGAAACGGACCGTGGGAAACATGGAAGAACTTAAGATTGACCTCATTGAGGCCACATCAAAGGCGGAAACCCTGGCAGTTGAGAATAATGATTTGAGGAAGAATACCAAAGAGCTAAGGGCTAACTTGGTTGAACAGAAAGAGACCAGTAAGTCACTGAATGCTCATATTAGgattttggagaaaaaatTGGTACATGAGCAAAAACGATTAAGCGATAGTTGGAGTAAAATACAATCGTTGGAGCAGTATACGAAGGAAAGCTTGAAGTTGCAGTCTGGGCTTCAGGCGATTGATAAATCGAATGAAAAGCTCGTCGATGAAAACAAAAAGCTTCGTACACTGAACGACCGATTGTCTGTTAAGGTGAAAGATGTGGAAGTATCTCTCAGTaaaattggaagaagcCTAGAGACCTCACAATGTAACGAGTCAAAACTGCAAGAAGCAAATCAAAGTTTAGCCAAAGAGcgagaagaaaatcatgaaaagattgaaagGTTGGAGGAAACCAACCATGCTTATAGAGCGGAGTTTGCCTTGCAGTTTAGACAGTTAGAGGCCAAGTATGCAGAAGCCGTGAAGGAGTGCAAGATCAGAGATAAAGAGATCCGCAAGGCTGAGCGACAATTGGAAAAAAGGGCCCAGGCTCTGAGAGATACTGGCTGGAAGATGGCTAAAAAGCGCGATGATAATACTGTCCATGTTTATAGTGAGAACATGGCCGATGACGGAAATTGTGTCGATAGACGACGACGGAATGCGGACTCAGACGTACAGGTCAGTGGAGGACATGGGCATAAAGTGTTAAGATCACTGAGCAATAAAATGCATGTGCACATGTCCTCAACTGACTATAAGTTGGGCCGTTATTGA
- the MET28 gene encoding Met28p (similar to Saccharomyces cerevisiae MET28 (YIR017C); ancestral locus Anc_7.122) — translation MAEDDKEGKIVGDTDNVVNVSQDLQSLISKNSELGSRLLSLLLVSSSNGKEIIEAINKGQLSLIQSLDMNLDVKVAKEGKGILDEMIKKRKSTEASARFRVRKKQREQEKLNELRELNSKIGDLNRRVDVLLEENRYWKAQLERLNDKRSRELLESIKKRNSSSSASASSSSLRG, via the coding sequence ATGGCTGAGGATGACAAGGAAGGAAAGATCGTGGGTGATACTGATAACGTTGTGAACGTTTCTCAGGACTTGCAATCActaatttcaaagaattcCGAGCTGGGCTCGAGATTACTGTCACTGCTACTGGTCAGCAGTAGTAATGGGAAAGAAATTATTGAGGCCATCAATAAGGGGCAATTGAGTCTGATACAGAGTTTGGACATGAACCTTGATGTCAAAGTTGCCAAAGAAGGCAAAGGTATTTTAGATGAGATGATtaagaagaggaagagtacAGAGGCCTCTGCGAGGTTTCGAGTGCGTAAGAAGCAAAGGGAACAGGAGAAACTTAATGAATTACGGGAGTTGAACTCAAAGATAGGTGATTTGAACAGAAGAGTAGATGTCTTGCTCGAAGAAAATCGGTACTGGAAGGCACAGTTGGAGAGATTGAATGATAAGAGGTCTCGAGAGTTGTTGGAAAGTATAAAAAAACgtaattcttcatcatcagcatCAGCATCGTCGTCATCGTTACGGGGGTAA
- the TDEL0H03290 gene encoding uncharacterized protein (similar to Saccharomyces cerevisiae YOL036W and YIR016W; ancestral locus Anc_7.121), whose amino-acid sequence MESTLGIRSNENGELGIGNAATQLQDIKEEEDVELRRLHSGVNDSSSIGESQMSGTKPVDEKMEYGVSVATSAASSDDEEKQVVGSRSRDDLSLLPPLPNTFEKVIEDEAGHQGPLQDPETHKSDEHFDLSKALEIPVSYANNAESTTIENGGSDSSLPLTPKITSPKLSLKKKFSNATPVAFPTPREGSPGEIYEPRAHSIRSKSNSNATAFQHILPALNLAIEASASDHHHHHHYHHYQVRRSQDRRSIRKFSFGDSSSDNSSNSLTDAELLYRMPPPSLNRTSNSRSRSNSGVTTSFDALTNPTTAMNTPTASLLEGEPGSKKVPLLRRASSAILRKASIRGKNDILRSSSASTTPVLQNKPFFETQRTPPNANRYASSMIYGDNNSDDDLQYVTQIEDTSRPCSRNPSIRSRVRRGFSRIMSSSGSVCRVASSASLRDSSATDDVRTPVSSEKPRYENEDLDDSSRRSSPLESRKLENISSGTPISASTFLSPVNSKAVHLADQRAGMAISNVDYHKESTGENGNLVGNSNGGKKETGSSQTTSEGAKVAKNSDDDIGDDVTVDLDKLTQSIPVITVTDNVSSKHIMDIKVQSNISLDEVYRGKNYKNYRKYIGGTRDRDDDSKKPEMMTLREYVEVLVKQQQIEDERLAVLEKNFKDSGWCSKEDLMNLKQKRIIISKKWAERISFYQNKLDL is encoded by the coding sequence ATGGAATCAACTCTGGGCATTCGAAGTAATGAGAATGGCGAACTGGGGATTGGAAATGCGGCAACACAGTTGCAGGACAtaaaggaggaagaagacgTCGAGTTAAGGCGATTACACAGTGGTGTGAACGATAGTAGCAGTATTGGAGAGTCACAGATGAGCGGTACGAAACCCGTAGACGAAAAGATGGAGTATGGAGTTAGTGTGGCTACGAGTGCAGCCAGTagcgatgatgaggagaaGCAGGTTGTTGGAAGTAGGAGTAGAGACGATCTCTCGCTTTTGCCACCTTTGCCCAATACATTCGAGAAAGTTATCGAGGATGAAGCAGGCCATCAGGGTCCACTGCAGGATCCTGAGACTCACAAGTCCGATGAGCACTTCGATTTGTCGAAGGCCTTAGAAATTCCTGTGTCGTATGCGAACAATGCAGAGAGTACtaccattgaaaatggtggGAGTGACTCTTCGTTGCCCTTGACACCAAAGATAACGAGTCCCAAATTgtcgttgaagaagaagttttcaaaTGCGACTCCTGTGGCGTTCCCAACGCCAAGAGAAGGTTCACCGGGTGAGATATATGAGCCTAGAGCCCATAGCATTAGAAGCAAGAGTAATTCAAACGCTACGGCGTTCCAACATATTCTTCCGGCTTTGAATTTGGCTATCGAAGCTTCCGCAAGCGatcatcaccaccaccatCACTATCACCACTATCAAGTACGGCGGTCACAGGATAGAAGATCGATAAGAAAGTTCAGTTTTGGTGATAGCAGTAGTGATAATTCGAGTAATTCGTTGACAGATGCTGAGTTGTTGTACAGGATGCCACCACCAAGTTTAAACCGAACTTCGAACTCGAGGTCGAGATCGAATTCAGGCGTGACAACGTCGTTTGACGCATTGACGAACCCAACTACCGCTATGAATACACCGACTGCGTCGCTATTGGAAGGAGAACCTGGCTCTAAAAAAGTACCACTGCTTAGGAGAGCATCTAGTGCTATTTTAAGGAAGGCTTCAATTCGAGGCAAGAATGATATCCTTCGTAGTAGCAGTGCTTCTACGACCCCGGTTTTGCAGAACAAACCCTTCTTCGAAACCCAAAGGACACCGCCCAATGCTAACAGGTATGCCAGTTCCATGATATATGGCGACAATAATTCGGATGACGACCTTCAGTATGTGACACAGATTGAAGATACTTCTCGGCCTTGTTCGAGGAATCCGTCAATACGGTCTAGGGTAAGGAGAGGTTTTTCGAGGATAATGAGCAGCAGTGGATCCGTATGTAGAGTGGCATCGTCGGCCAGCTTACGGGATTCTAGCGCAACAGACGATGTTCGCACGCCAGTTAGTAGTGAAAAACCGAGGTACGAAAATGAAGACTTAGATGATTCTTCGAGGCGTTCTTCACCACTCGAGAGCAGGAAACTGGAGAATATATCTTCGGGGACTCCCATATCCGCTTCAACGTTCTTGAGTCCCGTAAATTCGAAAGCGGTACATCTGGCGGATCAAAGAGCAGGCATGGCTATAAGTAATGTGGATTATCATAAAGAATCGACAGGCGAAAACGGAAATTTAGTGGGCAACAGTAATGGAGGGAAAAAGGAAACAGGTTCATCCCAAACGACCAGCGAGGGAGCTAAGGTGGCTAAGAATAGTGATGATGACATCGGCGATGATGTTACGGTTGACTTGGATAAGCTTACACAATCAATACCTGTGATCACAGTGACTGATAATGTGAGCTCCAAGCATATTATGGATATTAAAGTGCAATCGAACATATCGTTGGATGAGGTTTATCGGGGCAAAAACTACAAGAATTATAGAAAGTACATCGGAGGTACGCGTGATAGAGATGATGATTCCAAGAAGCCAGAGATGATGACATTGCGTGAATACGTAGAGGTTTTGGTCAAACAGCAACAaatcgaagatgaaaggTTAGCTGtcttggagaagaatttcaaagattctgGCTGGtgttcaaaagaagacctaatgaacttgaagcaaaaaaggatcatcatcagcaAGAAATGGGCAGAAAGAATTTCATTCTACCAAAATAAGTTGGACCTCTGA
- the PRE6 gene encoding proteasome core particle subunit alpha 4 (similar to Saccharomyces cerevisiae PRE6 (YOL038W); ancestral locus Anc_7.120): MSGYDRALSIFSPDGHIFQVEYAAEAVKRGTCAVGIKGRDCVVLGCERRSTLKLQDPRITPSKISTIDSHVVLSFSGLNADSRILIEKARVEAQSHRLTLEDPVTVEYLTRYVAGVQQRYTQSGGVRPFGVATLIAGFDPQDDTPRLYQTEPSGIYSAWTAQTIGRNSKTVREFLEKNYNRDEPPATAEECVKLTVRSLLEVVQTGAKNIEITLVKPGAQIVTLTAEEIGKYVEDIEREKQLQQEEHDKRKKPTND; the protein is encoded by the coding sequence ATGAGTGGGTACGATCGAGCATTGAGTATTTTCTCACCCGATGGACATATCTTCCAAGTTGAATACGCCGCTGAGGCAGTTAAAAGAGGTACGTGTGCCGTGGGGATCAAGGGCCGCGATTGTGTGGTATTAGGTTGTGAAAGAAGATCTACATTGAAATTGCAAGACCCCAGGATTACGCCGTCCAAGATCTCCACAATTGACTCGCATGTGGTGCTGTCGTTCTCGGGATTGAACGcagattcaagaattttaaTTGAAAAGGCCCGTGTAGAGGCCCAAAGTCACCGTTTGACCCTTGAGGACCCCGTTACAGTCGAATACCTGACCCGTTACGTTGCCGGAGTACAACAAAGGTATACCCAATCGGGTGGTGTGCGGCCGTTTGGTGTAGCCACGCTAATCGCAGGTTTTGACCCTCAGGATGACACTCCAAGACTTTACCAAACGGAACCCAGTGGAATATACTCGGCTTGGACCGCACAGACTATCGGTAGAAACTCCAAGACCGTTCGTGAGTTCCTTGAAAAGAATTACAACCGTGATGAACCTCCAGCAACTGCCGAAGAGTGCGTGAAACTGACGGTGCGGTCACTACTAGAAGTCGTCCAAACAGGAGCCAAGAACATCGAGATCACACTTGTCAAACCAGGTGCCCAGATCGTCACTTTGACCGCAGAAGAGATCGGCAAGTACGTCGAGGACATCGAACGTGAGAAACAGCTCCAGCAGGAAGAGCACGATAAGCGTAAGAAGCCCACCAACGATTAG